The following coding sequences lie in one Gammaproteobacteria bacterium genomic window:
- a CDS encoding histidine--tRNA ligase: MIRAPKGTDDILPPVSRIWRRLLRAWDDLTERYGYDFTITPTFEATEVFSRGVGETNEMVEKQMYTFVDKGGRSLTLRPEGTASIMRAHLQAGGVGIRKAAYWGPMFRYERPQAGRRRQFYQLGVEYIGTASPLADAEVIELGYRYLVAAGVTEVEVAVSSIGDSACRPAYLERLRSYLREREDRLCADSRSRIASNPMRVLDCKVCKPVLGDAPAPVDDLCDDCRQHYDQVKKTLGALDIPYREDPHLVRGLDYYTRTAFEYIATGLDTAQNAVGGGGRYDGLAETLGGNSIPGVGLAMGLDRIVLASGRDKMDGELDVFIVVAHRPLEDDGVRLASELREQGYRVDFDPEGRSVKAQFKIASRRGAARVLVVGEEWERGVVTARDMKTGDQREVLIEEVSEWLS, from the coding sequence ATGATACGCGCACCCAAAGGCACCGACGACATTCTTCCTCCCGTTTCACGGATATGGCGGAGGCTCCTTCGCGCGTGGGACGACCTGACCGAGCGGTATGGATACGACTTCACCATCACGCCGACGTTCGAAGCCACCGAGGTGTTCTCGCGCGGCGTCGGTGAAACGAACGAGATGGTCGAGAAGCAGATGTACACCTTCGTCGACAAGGGCGGACGCTCACTCACCCTGCGACCCGAAGGAACGGCATCGATCATGCGAGCCCACCTCCAGGCAGGGGGCGTCGGAATCCGCAAGGCGGCATATTGGGGACCGATGTTCCGGTACGAGCGTCCGCAGGCGGGCCGTCGGCGCCAGTTCTACCAGCTCGGCGTCGAGTACATCGGGACTGCGTCGCCGCTCGCAGATGCGGAGGTCATCGAACTCGGCTACCGCTATCTCGTTGCTGCGGGTGTGACCGAGGTGGAGGTCGCTGTGAGCTCGATCGGCGACAGTGCCTGCCGCCCCGCCTACCTCGAGCGTTTGCGTTCCTATCTGCGAGAACGCGAGGACCGGCTGTGTGCGGATAGCCGGAGCCGGATTGCATCCAATCCCATGCGTGTGCTCGACTGCAAAGTCTGCAAACCGGTTCTTGGAGACGCTCCGGCACCGGTCGATGACCTGTGTGACGACTGTCGACAGCACTATGACCAGGTCAAGAAGACGCTGGGCGCACTCGACATCCCGTATCGCGAAGACCCGCACCTGGTGAGGGGGCTCGACTACTACACGCGGACCGCGTTCGAGTACATTGCCACCGGGCTGGACACGGCCCAGAATGCGGTTGGTGGGGGAGGCCGCTACGACGGACTCGCGGAGACCCTCGGGGGAAACTCGATTCCCGGTGTGGGGCTTGCGATGGGCCTTGACCGCATCGTGCTCGCGTCCGGCCGCGACAAGATGGACGGCGAGTTGGACGTGTTCATCGTTGTGGCACATCGGCCGTTGGAAGACGATGGGGTTCGTCTGGCGTCGGAGCTGCGTGAGCAGGGTTACAGGGTCGACTTCGACCCGGAGGGAAGATCGGTGAAAGCCCAGTTCAAGATCGCATCGCGTCGTGGGGCGGCGAGAGTCCTCGTGGTGGGCGAGGAATGGGAACGGGGGGTTGTGACGGCGAGAGACATGAAGACGGGGGATCAACGAGAGGTCCTCATCGAGGAGGTTTCGGAATGGCTGAGCTAG
- the tgt gene encoding tRNA guanosine(34) transglycosylase Tgt: protein MRFEIGAIDGAARTGTLATSHGIVRTPAFMPVGTRGTVKMVDSRDLAEAGTQMVLANTYHLMLRPGDHVVRDLGGLHAFMGWDAPILTDSGGYQIFSLDAKVTEEGVQFRSSYDGSRVELTPEDAVGVQENLGSDIAMMLDVLIGLPAPREDVQGAMERTLRWSARAVKAHEREDQALFGIVQGGTDPELRKKSAAVTATLGFDGFGIGGLSVGESEAERNHAIEVVVAELPEDRVRYMMGLGDTEGMLDSVLRGVDLFDCVWPTRLARHGKVLASTGDYSIRRAESKRSAAPLDPSCGCRTCGSYSRGYLRHLFLTGEPTGLRLLTLHNLVYTASLMGQIRESIESGAVESFRRATLEARVSARSEDSLA, encoded by the coding sequence ATGCGGTTTGAAATCGGGGCGATCGATGGTGCTGCGCGAACAGGAACCCTGGCGACGTCTCACGGCATCGTCAGGACCCCTGCCTTCATGCCGGTGGGAACTCGGGGTACGGTCAAGATGGTCGATAGTCGTGATCTGGCCGAAGCAGGCACACAGATGGTCCTGGCCAACACCTACCACCTGATGCTTCGCCCGGGGGATCACGTCGTCCGTGATCTGGGAGGTCTCCACGCGTTCATGGGCTGGGATGCTCCGATCTTGACCGATTCCGGTGGATATCAGATCTTCTCGCTCGACGCGAAGGTAACCGAGGAAGGTGTGCAGTTTCGATCCTCATACGACGGCTCCCGAGTGGAACTCACTCCCGAGGACGCCGTGGGAGTTCAGGAGAATCTGGGTTCCGACATCGCGATGATGCTGGACGTTCTCATCGGTCTGCCGGCACCTCGAGAAGATGTGCAGGGCGCCATGGAGAGGACGCTGCGGTGGTCCGCCCGGGCGGTGAAGGCGCACGAGAGGGAAGACCAGGCGCTCTTCGGGATCGTTCAAGGCGGCACCGACCCCGAACTTCGCAAGAAGAGCGCGGCGGTGACCGCGACGCTGGGATTCGACGGGTTCGGTATCGGGGGGCTGTCCGTCGGGGAGTCGGAAGCCGAACGCAACCATGCGATCGAAGTCGTGGTCGCAGAGCTACCGGAAGATCGCGTTCGCTACATGATGGGACTTGGCGATACCGAGGGGATGCTCGACAGCGTCCTACGAGGTGTGGATCTGTTCGATTGCGTCTGGCCGACACGGCTTGCACGCCATGGGAAGGTGCTTGCCTCGACGGGCGACTACAGCATTCGCCGAGCCGAGTCCAAACGCTCCGCCGCACCGCTCGATCCGAGCTGTGGCTGCCGAACATGCGGGTCATACAGCAGGGGGTATCTGCGTCACCTATTCCTGACGGGCGAACCGACGGGTCTTCGGTTGCTGACGCTGCACAATCTCGTCTACACGGCGTCGCTGATGGGCCAGATCCGCGAGAGCATCGAATCGGGAGCTGTAGAATCGTTCCGGCGAGCGACTCTGGAGGCGAGAGTTTCCGCCCGATCGGAGGACTCGCTAGCATGA
- a CDS encoding MBL fold metallo-hydrolase — MLIASDTLWYAQTNTYVIAPDVGGPAVIIDAPPEPETILASVARYDLTPVALLLTHGHVDHTGGAGVIVDRTDATAYVHPDDDFLTLHPLEQLRVLFGMTPDGEFAPPRRFEQLVDGALLHVGGLEIEVLHTPGHTPGHCCFLLQDTLFSGDHLFAGSIGRTDLPGGDMETLLESMKAKILPLPDDTTVYPGHGPATTMRAERRSNPFLRNLR; from the coding sequence ATGTTGATCGCTTCGGACACCCTGTGGTACGCGCAGACGAACACGTACGTGATCGCCCCCGACGTGGGAGGACCCGCCGTCATCATCGATGCTCCACCGGAGCCGGAGACGATCCTCGCGTCGGTGGCCCGTTACGACCTGACACCGGTCGCCCTCTTGCTGACCCATGGGCACGTCGATCACACAGGCGGAGCGGGAGTCATCGTCGACCGGACCGACGCGACGGCCTATGTCCATCCCGACGACGACTTTCTGACACTTCACCCACTCGAGCAACTGAGGGTCCTCTTCGGGATGACGCCGGACGGGGAGTTCGCTCCGCCGCGGCGGTTCGAACAGCTCGTAGACGGCGCGCTTCTGCACGTTGGGGGGCTGGAGATCGAGGTTCTGCACACGCCGGGTCACACTCCGGGGCACTGCTGCTTCCTGCTGCAAGACACTCTGTTCTCCGGAGATCACCTCTTTGCAGGTTCGATCGGCCGGACAGACCTACCGGGTGGCGACATGGAGACACTTCTGGAAAGCATGAAGGCCAAGATCCTGCCGCTGCCGGACGACACCACGGTGTATCCGGGGCACGGTCCCGCGACTACGATGCGTGCCGAACGCCGCAGCAACCCGTTCCTCCGGAACCTCCGATGA
- the aspS gene encoding aspartate--tRNA ligase → MAELDGVYRNAYAAEVTAERAGETVRLAGWVSRRRDHGGIVFIDLRDATGIVQAVMDPEQLPAAHQLKMEYVISAEGQIRKRPEGTENPDMPTGQVEITVSGLEILSPADTLPFMIDDRVDVDELIRLEYRYLDLRRPRMAANLRARSTALRAMRRVLDERGFMEVDTPTLIRSTPEGARDMLVPSRLRKGSFYALPQSPQLFKQLLMVAGVDRYYQIARCYRDEDFRSDRQVEFTQLDVEGAFWGREGVFATFEAVVVEVVRLLRGSAPTIPFPRMTWQEVMDTYGTDKPDLRFGMQIHDLGAVFADSGFGVFSSVLAQGGSIKGINAGKQGLSRSGLDGLVERARQLGAKGLVWLIVEEAGLRSPVAKFLSEDEQSGLIAELGATEGDLLLLAADTPRIASAVLGQLRIDLGAPEGHDELSFLWVTDFPVFEVGDGGTLAPAHHPFTAPLDVDEMRNTPETAISQSYDLVLNGSELGSGSVRIHDPSVQRQVFEILGITDEDADRRFGWFVKGLRFGTPPHAGFALGVDRLLALLRQERSIREVIPFPKTQTGLDPMSGSPTPVDDTQLKELGVELRPEVKAELDG, encoded by the coding sequence ATGGCTGAGCTAGACGGCGTGTACCGCAACGCGTATGCCGCGGAAGTGACGGCGGAGCGTGCCGGGGAGACCGTCCGGCTGGCCGGCTGGGTGAGCCGCCGTCGCGACCACGGGGGAATCGTGTTCATCGATCTGCGGGACGCCACGGGGATCGTTCAGGCGGTGATGGACCCGGAGCAACTTCCCGCCGCGCATCAGCTGAAGATGGAGTATGTCATCTCGGCGGAAGGGCAGATACGCAAGCGCCCGGAAGGCACCGAGAATCCCGACATGCCCACCGGTCAGGTCGAGATCACCGTTTCGGGATTGGAGATCTTGTCTCCGGCCGACACCTTGCCGTTCATGATCGACGACCGGGTCGACGTGGACGAACTCATCCGGCTCGAGTACCGGTACCTGGACCTTCGTCGGCCGAGAATGGCCGCGAACCTGCGTGCCCGCTCGACCGCCCTGAGGGCCATGCGTAGAGTGCTGGACGAACGGGGCTTCATGGAGGTCGACACGCCGACCTTGATTCGTTCCACCCCTGAGGGTGCCCGTGACATGCTGGTTCCTTCACGGCTCCGAAAGGGATCGTTCTACGCGCTGCCGCAGTCTCCCCAGCTGTTCAAACAGTTGCTCATGGTCGCGGGCGTCGACCGTTACTACCAGATCGCCCGCTGCTATCGAGATGAGGACTTCCGGAGTGACCGCCAGGTGGAGTTCACCCAGCTCGACGTCGAAGGCGCGTTCTGGGGCCGCGAAGGTGTCTTTGCGACCTTCGAGGCGGTGGTCGTGGAAGTCGTGCGACTCCTGCGCGGGTCCGCTCCGACCATCCCGTTTCCCCGCATGACCTGGCAGGAGGTCATGGATACCTACGGTACGGACAAGCCGGATCTTCGCTTTGGGATGCAGATCCATGATTTGGGTGCCGTGTTCGCCGACTCGGGCTTCGGTGTGTTCTCGTCCGTGCTGGCACAGGGCGGCAGCATCAAAGGCATCAACGCCGGCAAGCAGGGACTCTCCCGATCCGGCTTGGACGGTCTGGTCGAGAGGGCCAGGCAGCTGGGAGCGAAGGGTCTGGTGTGGCTCATCGTGGAGGAAGCCGGCCTTCGGTCGCCCGTCGCCAAGTTCCTCTCCGAGGACGAACAATCCGGCCTGATCGCCGAACTCGGTGCAACCGAAGGCGATCTTCTGCTGCTGGCCGCCGACACGCCCCGTATCGCATCCGCAGTGCTGGGACAACTGCGCATCGACCTCGGCGCGCCGGAAGGACACGACGAGTTGTCGTTCTTGTGGGTGACGGACTTCCCGGTCTTCGAAGTCGGAGACGGCGGAACCCTTGCACCGGCCCACCACCCGTTCACCGCGCCGCTCGATGTCGATGAGATGCGTAACACGCCCGAAACGGCCATCTCGCAATCGTACGACCTTGTGCTCAACGGTTCGGAGCTCGGATCCGGCAGCGTGAGGATTCACGATCCTTCCGTGCAGCGGCAGGTGTTCGAGATCCTCGGGATCACGGATGAAGATGCCGACCGGCGGTTCGGCTGGTTCGTGAAGGGCCTACGGTTCGGAACGCCGCCGCATGCAGGCTTCGCTCTGGGAGTCGACCGTCTGCTCGCGTTGCTGCGGCAAGAGCGATCGATTCGTGAAGTCATCCCGTTCCCGAAAACCCAAACGGGGCTCGACCCGATGAGCGGATCGCCGACCCCTGTGGACGACACCCAACTGAAGGAGCTCGGGGTGGAACTGCGCCCGGAAGTGAAGGCGGAACTCGACGGCTGA
- the secF gene encoding protein translocase subunit SecF gives MNFVTRLYRGETSFDFVGAKRMWLTMSSSFVLVSLLAIIIFGLNLSLDFKGGVAVDVNNVAGVDVATVRNALTPLGLADAKIQMLAGGDDIRVQVGALSPEESRAFQEAVAAVSGVSLAEVSVEEVGPTFGAEITKRAVIALVVFLAAVVLFMTWRLEWKMAVSGITALFHDLIITFGVYALTRFEVTPATIIGVLTILGYSLYDTVVVFDKVKENIEELHTERMTLTELVNRSMNQVLMRSINTSLTSLLPVGSLLFVGSFLLGAHTLRDFALALFVGIAAGTYSSIGVASPILATWKEHEDEWARVRRRKERGRGDGTPRRAKATVVETTDTAPKPSQGAPRRQSGAAPRPPKKGKKGRRR, from the coding sequence ATGAACTTCGTCACTCGTTTGTATCGGGGGGAGACCTCCTTCGACTTCGTCGGGGCAAAGCGGATGTGGTTGACGATGTCATCGTCGTTCGTGCTGGTCTCGCTCCTTGCGATCATCATCTTCGGCCTCAACTTGAGCTTGGATTTCAAAGGTGGCGTGGCCGTGGACGTCAACAACGTCGCCGGTGTCGACGTTGCGACGGTCCGGAACGCGTTGACCCCGCTCGGGCTCGCCGATGCGAAGATCCAGATGCTCGCGGGTGGTGACGATATCCGGGTTCAGGTCGGCGCCCTGAGTCCAGAAGAATCCCGCGCGTTCCAGGAAGCAGTCGCCGCTGTTTCAGGAGTATCACTCGCCGAGGTATCCGTGGAGGAGGTCGGGCCGACCTTCGGCGCGGAAATCACCAAGCGTGCGGTTATCGCGCTCGTCGTGTTCCTCGCAGCAGTTGTCCTGTTCATGACGTGGCGACTCGAATGGAAGATGGCCGTCTCCGGTATCACCGCGCTTTTCCACGACTTGATCATCACGTTTGGTGTCTACGCCCTCACACGATTCGAGGTGACACCCGCAACCATCATCGGTGTGCTGACGATTCTCGGATACTCGTTGTACGACACCGTCGTGGTGTTCGACAAAGTGAAGGAGAACATCGAGGAGTTGCACACCGAGCGAATGACGCTGACAGAACTCGTCAACCGTTCGATGAACCAGGTGCTCATGCGGTCGATCAACACGTCGTTGACGAGCCTTCTGCCGGTGGGGAGCCTGTTGTTTGTCGGCTCGTTCCTCCTTGGTGCCCACACACTTCGTGACTTCGCTCTCGCCCTGTTCGTCGGAATCGCAGCCGGCACGTATTCCTCGATAGGGGTCGCCTCGCCGATCCTCGCAACGTGGAAAGAACACGAAGACGAATGGGCGCGAGTGCGTCGCCGCAAAGAGCGCGGGAGAGGTGATGGAACCCCCCGGCGAGCGAAGGCAACCGTCGTCGAGACTACCGACACGGCCCCGAAGCCTTCGCAGGGGGCTCCGAGGCGTCAGAGTGGGGCCGCCCCGCGGCCGCCGAAGAAGGGGAAGAAGGGCCGCCGGCGCTAG
- the yajC gene encoding preprotein translocase subunit YajC → MAQTQGAGGSSWTSLIFLALLIGMFYVLLIRPQRVRAKKQREVAASLQIGDKVQTYGGVFGVVISLDEDSVVLGLEEGRMRISRRAIAGKRDS, encoded by the coding sequence TTGGCTCAGACGCAGGGTGCGGGCGGAAGCTCCTGGACTTCGTTGATCTTCCTCGCGCTGCTGATCGGGATGTTCTATGTATTGCTCATCCGACCGCAGCGTGTCAGGGCGAAGAAGCAGCGGGAAGTCGCCGCGAGCCTCCAAATCGGCGACAAGGTGCAGACGTACGGCGGTGTGTTCGGTGTTGTGATCTCACTCGATGAAGATTCTGTCGTGCTCGGACTCGAAGAAGGACGGATGCGCATCTCCCGGCGAGCAATTGCCGGGAAGCGAGACAGCTGA
- a CDS encoding RelA/SpoT family protein: MTDPTDEGLDRILSAYAAHHPKGDSEVIRRAYELGKRQHEGQIRQTGDPYFTHPVAVTEILADYGLDTETLCAALLHDTVEDTDLTLEDVREQFGDEVASLIDGVTKLDRIKFGSREEAQAATIRKMVIALARDVRVLLIKLADRLHNLRTIWPFPEEKQQRIARESLDVYAPLAHRLGVQDIKHEMEDRCFAILYPRRNAEIKALLKQRAPQRDAYLDVVIGEVKQLMKDAHVDGEVTGRPKHEYSIYRKMVNSGLPFERIHDLIGIRVIVDGVRDCYAVLGLVHATWPPVHGRFKDYIAMPKFNLYQSLHTTVIGPGGGPLEVQIRTREMHERAEFGIAAHWRYKEGRSADTLPWMADLRFLQDEYEDPNEFLAGLKLDLYQDEVFVLTPKGDVKTLPKGATPVDFAYRVHTEVGHRCVGAKVNGRLVPLDTRLESGDIVEIVTSKAQDAGPSRDWLAFVRTSRARAKIRQWFGKERRGAALSDGREAVLTLLRKEGLGLHANQRDELLASVAERLGQRDVESLFVAVGEGTVAGSTVVARLLRLARPEEEEAAEAAASELAPMRPGPDAGVGVIVEGLDDVWVRIARCCAPLPGDDIVGFVTVGRGVSVHRSDCTNIASLGKERMIDVSWAPDRVGRFSVWIQIEALDRPRLLRDVTERISDVGGDIRASSSTTSRDRTAVLRYEVELSDPGQVDRLIDGLRGIEGVYDAYRLVPRTSD; the protein is encoded by the coding sequence ATGACTGATCCGACCGATGAGGGGTTGGATCGGATTCTGAGCGCGTACGCCGCGCACCACCCGAAGGGTGACAGTGAGGTCATCCGAAGGGCATACGAGTTGGGCAAGCGGCAGCACGAAGGCCAGATACGTCAGACGGGTGATCCATACTTCACTCATCCGGTTGCCGTGACCGAGATCCTGGCGGACTACGGCCTCGATACGGAGACGCTATGCGCAGCCCTGTTGCACGATACCGTCGAAGACACGGACCTGACTCTCGAAGACGTGCGGGAACAGTTTGGAGATGAGGTCGCCTCCCTCATCGATGGAGTGACCAAACTCGACCGCATCAAGTTCGGTTCGCGTGAGGAGGCACAGGCGGCCACGATCCGCAAGATGGTTATCGCTCTGGCGAGAGACGTACGTGTGCTGCTGATCAAGCTGGCAGATCGGTTGCACAATCTGCGCACGATCTGGCCATTCCCCGAAGAGAAGCAGCAGCGAATCGCCAGAGAGAGCCTCGACGTGTACGCACCGCTCGCTCATCGTCTTGGGGTCCAAGACATCAAACACGAGATGGAGGACCGCTGTTTCGCGATCCTGTATCCCCGGCGCAACGCGGAGATCAAGGCCCTGCTGAAGCAGCGTGCCCCGCAGCGCGACGCGTACCTCGACGTGGTCATCGGAGAAGTGAAGCAGTTGATGAAGGACGCCCATGTCGATGGCGAGGTCACAGGTCGTCCGAAGCACGAATACTCGATATATCGCAAGATGGTCAACAGCGGGCTTCCATTCGAGCGCATCCACGATCTGATCGGGATCAGGGTGATCGTGGACGGCGTGCGGGACTGCTACGCGGTCCTTGGCTTGGTGCATGCAACTTGGCCGCCGGTGCACGGTCGGTTCAAGGACTACATCGCCATGCCCAAGTTCAACCTCTACCAAAGCTTGCATACGACGGTGATCGGCCCTGGCGGGGGGCCGCTCGAAGTGCAGATCAGGACCCGTGAGATGCACGAACGGGCGGAGTTCGGCATTGCCGCGCACTGGCGTTATAAGGAGGGACGATCGGCAGACACCCTCCCGTGGATGGCCGACCTGCGATTCCTCCAGGACGAGTACGAGGATCCAAACGAGTTCCTCGCAGGACTCAAGCTCGACCTCTATCAGGACGAGGTGTTCGTGCTCACGCCCAAGGGAGACGTGAAAACGCTGCCGAAAGGAGCGACACCCGTCGACTTTGCGTACAGGGTTCACACAGAGGTCGGACACCGGTGCGTGGGTGCCAAGGTGAACGGACGGTTGGTGCCACTCGACACGAGGCTCGAGTCGGGCGACATCGTCGAGATCGTCACGTCGAAAGCACAGGATGCCGGACCGAGCAGGGACTGGCTGGCCTTTGTCCGCACGTCGAGGGCACGGGCGAAGATTCGCCAGTGGTTCGGCAAGGAGCGTCGAGGAGCGGCTCTCAGCGATGGACGCGAAGCGGTGCTCACGCTCTTGCGAAAAGAGGGCCTCGGGCTGCACGCCAACCAAAGGGACGAGCTTCTCGCTTCTGTGGCAGAGCGTCTGGGCCAACGAGACGTGGAGTCGCTTTTCGTCGCGGTCGGTGAAGGGACTGTGGCCGGTTCGACCGTAGTCGCCCGGCTCCTGCGGCTCGCTCGCCCTGAAGAAGAAGAGGCCGCGGAAGCGGCGGCTTCCGAACTTGCCCCGATGAGACCTGGGCCGGACGCGGGCGTCGGAGTGATCGTCGAGGGACTCGACGACGTGTGGGTGCGGATAGCTCGCTGCTGCGCACCGCTACCCGGTGACGACATCGTCGGCTTCGTCACCGTCGGGCGAGGCGTGTCCGTGCATCGCTCGGACTGCACGAACATCGCGTCACTGGGAAAAGAACGCATGATCGATGTCAGTTGGGCACCCGACAGAGTGGGGCGCTTTTCGGTGTGGATCCAGATCGAAGCCCTCGACCGTCCCCGGTTGTTGCGCGATGTCACCGAACGGATCTCCGACGTCGGCGGTGACATTCGGGCCTCCTCTTCGACGACGAGCAGAGATCGAACCGCAGTCTTGCGGTATGAGGTCGAGTTGTCCGATCCCGGCCAGGTGGATCGTCTCATCGACGGGCTGCGTGGCATCGAGGGTGTCTATGACGCCTATCGCCTGGTTCCACGGACGAGTGACTAG
- the secD gene encoding protein translocase subunit SecD, producing the protein MARRVITLVIVLLLAYGGVAIIVGTHTTPKLGLDLKGGTSVILRAPDGTDPDVLAKAVEIMRGRIEAFGVQEPEISISGKNGVLVQLPGVTDRERALEAIGQTGVLSFRPVIESFLRSPLLQPPTTTTEATGETTGSSESTTTTTLPPNVDPETGYTIKDDPTLLDAWLPEYGPDGNVIAGYHVGTLINPETGEPDPLTGKDLTEALANFSQNGQWQVNLRLNDEGARKFQEITKAAAQYPIGDPRRQIAIVLDGKVISSPQVAESVDPNLGIAGGTAVITLGAGENQQSEAQDLAVVLRYGSLPIAFERDQVQSVSATLGADSLHSGLVAGLAGLILVAIYMILYYRSLGAVTILGLSVFGSLMLIVLGLLSKTSGLTLTLAGVTAIVVSVGITADSYIVFYERIKEELHRGRTMRAAVDEGFSRAFHTILTADTVSFLAAVLLWLLAVGPIKGFALTLGIATFLDILVAYFFTRNAVSIISHGPLGEGGFFSIRAAAGGVRGEAS; encoded by the coding sequence ATGGCTCGGCGCGTCATCACTCTGGTCATTGTGCTGCTGCTCGCCTACGGGGGCGTGGCCATAATCGTTGGGACGCATACAACTCCGAAACTGGGACTGGACCTCAAGGGAGGAACCTCAGTCATTCTGCGAGCACCGGACGGGACCGATCCAGATGTGCTGGCAAAAGCAGTAGAGATCATGCGCGGGCGCATCGAGGCATTCGGTGTCCAGGAGCCCGAGATCTCCATCAGTGGGAAGAACGGCGTGCTCGTTCAGCTTCCGGGCGTCACCGATCGTGAACGAGCGCTCGAGGCAATCGGACAGACCGGCGTGCTCTCTTTCCGACCGGTGATCGAGTCTTTCCTCCGCAGTCCTCTGCTTCAGCCTCCAACGACGACTACCGAGGCGACTGGTGAGACGACCGGCTCGAGTGAGTCGACGACGACCACCACCTTGCCTCCGAACGTTGATCCGGAGACGGGCTACACCATAAAGGATGATCCCACACTGTTGGACGCGTGGCTCCCCGAGTACGGCCCCGACGGGAACGTGATCGCCGGATACCACGTCGGCACGCTGATCAACCCTGAGACAGGGGAGCCGGACCCGCTGACGGGCAAGGACCTCACTGAAGCGTTGGCGAACTTCAGCCAGAACGGGCAATGGCAGGTCAATCTGCGTCTGAATGACGAGGGAGCCCGCAAGTTCCAGGAGATCACCAAGGCTGCTGCGCAGTATCCGATCGGGGATCCAAGACGGCAGATTGCCATCGTGCTCGATGGAAAGGTCATCTCCTCGCCGCAAGTGGCAGAGTCCGTCGACCCGAACCTCGGAATCGCCGGGGGCACGGCGGTCATCACTCTCGGCGCCGGGGAGAATCAGCAGAGCGAGGCGCAGGATCTCGCCGTTGTCCTGCGGTACGGTTCCCTCCCCATTGCCTTTGAACGCGACCAGGTGCAGAGCGTTTCGGCGACCCTCGGTGCGGACTCACTGCATTCCGGCCTCGTGGCCGGCCTCGCGGGTCTGATCCTCGTGGCGATCTACATGATTCTCTACTACCGGTCTTTGGGTGCGGTAACGATTCTCGGGCTGAGCGTGTTCGGTTCACTGATGCTGATCGTCCTCGGACTGCTCAGCAAGACCTCCGGGCTCACCCTCACCCTCGCCGGCGTGACCGCAATCGTGGTTTCGGTCGGCATCACCGCGGACTCGTACATCGTGTTCTATGAACGTATCAAAGAAGAACTCCATCGGGGCCGAACGATGCGCGCGGCGGTCGACGAAGGCTTCTCGAGAGCATTCCACACGATCCTCACCGCGGATACCGTCTCGTTCCTTGCCGCAGTGCTGTTGTGGCTGCTCGCCGTGGGTCCCATCAAGGGCTTCGCTCTCACACTGGGCATCGCGACGTTCCTCGACATCCTCGTTGCGTACTTCTTCACTCGAAATGCTGTCAGCATCATCTCCCATGGACCCCTGGGGGAGGGCGGTTTCTTCAGCATCCGTGCCGCTGCCGGCGGAGTGCGGGGGGAGGCATCATGA
- a CDS encoding adenine phosphoribosyltransferase, translating into MKNRSFVDLIRDIPDFPKPGVLFKDITPVLADPEAFAELVDDLCAPYKVGTIDKVAGIEARGFILATPVAEQLKAGFVPIRKPGKLPAEIIRQTYELEYGTDALEMHRDGVNPGDRVLIVDDVLATGGTAAAAIRLVQQLDAEVVGVAVFIELGFLRGRASLDDVGLHALVTYD; encoded by the coding sequence GTGAAGAATCGATCCTTTGTCGACTTGATCCGTGATATCCCCGACTTCCCGAAGCCGGGAGTGCTGTTCAAGGACATCACCCCCGTGCTTGCAGATCCGGAAGCGTTCGCCGAGTTGGTGGATGATCTGTGCGCTCCGTACAAAGTAGGAACGATCGACAAGGTGGCGGGCATCGAAGCTCGCGGCTTTATCCTGGCCACTCCCGTCGCGGAACAGCTCAAGGCAGGATTCGTCCCGATCAGGAAACCGGGGAAGCTGCCCGCAGAGATCATCCGACAGACCTACGAACTCGAGTACGGCACAGACGCGCTCGAGATGCATCGCGACGGTGTGAATCCGGGTGACCGGGTACTGATCGTCGATGACGTTCTGGCAACAGGCGGGACGGCCGCCGCCGCCATCCGTCTCGTGCAGCAGCTCGACGCGGAGGTCGTTGGTGTGGCCGTGTTCATAGAATTGGGATTCCTGAGAGGGCGGGCATCTCTCGACGACGTGGGACTCCATGCCCTCGTCACGTATGACTGA